TTCCCCGAAGCAATTCCAGGAACAGATACAATTGCTGAAATGATTCAATACAATGCGGACCAGATCTTTGACACAATAAAACAAGCTCAAAGTGAATCAAAGGAAATGTCTGAACTCAGATCACAAATATCTTCAATTTCAAATCAGTTAGTAATATTCCAGGGATTGACTGCAGTGCTTTTGATTATAACAATATCCTTTGGCGCAATGCTTTACAAGAGGAAAAATTAATTTTTTTCTTTTTTATATATAACTTCAAGATATATTAAACCTTATCACAATATTTATATATTTTTTTTAACCTGTTTAATTAGAGGTGATATATATGAAGAAGTTACTAATTATTATGCCCATAGCATTGCTAATACTTTCCTTAGGATGCACAAGCAGTGCTTTAACAACAATGAAATTTCAACCAATGCAGTGTGAGCAAACACCTTGGGAAAAATGGTATGCTGAAGGCGGGATACAATTTATAAAAGAGCCAACAGACAGTGAACTCATAATTGCATACTATGGCAATGTCTACCAAATAGAACTATCTGAGGTAAAGAAGGTAGAATCTGGAAATGCAGTTTGTGAGGCATGTAACGTTTGCCCTACAAGTTACTATTTCTCTGCAAAAGTGAAGAGTTCTGATGTAACAAAAATGACAGAACTTAAATGGACGAAAATTTAATTTACTTTATTTTTCTTTTTATACAAACTAGTAACTATTTATAAACAATAAAATAAAAATGATTTTGTGGATATAACTGTTATAGGTGCAGGGCCGGCAGGGCTACTTGTTTCTCAGTATCTGAATAAAGCCGGGTACAAGGTTAAAATAATTGAAGAGCACAAGACTATCGGGAAACCCATCTCCTGTTCTGGGCTCATAGGAAAAGACTTTTTTGATCATTTCAAGGAGTTTGACTTTAAGGATTCTATTAGAAACAGGATTGATGGAGCAAAAATATGTCTTGGAAATGATTCATTTGAGCTTAAAAGAAAAGGCGTATCTTTTGTTGTTGATAGGGCTATTTTTGACCAATCTCTTTCAAAAGGGCTTGAAGTTTCTTTGAACGAAAAATTTCAATCATTTAACAGAACTAAAGAAAATATTTCCATAAAGACAGACAAGAGTAAATTCAGCACTGATTTGCTTATAGGAGCGGATGGGCCTTCATCTAGGATTAGATCGCAAGAGTTTCAATTCAATATTCAACAATACAAAGGCTACCAGATTAGAACTAGAGCAGAACTTGATTTAGAAAATTTTGTTGAAGTCCACATACAAAGGCCTTTCTTTACATGGATCATCCCTGAAGGAGATGGCATCTTCAGAATAGGCACTGTATCAGATAATCCTAAAGAATCGCTTACTAGATTCTTGAAGGAAAGAGGGATAAAAAATGATCCAATTGAAGTTCAGGCAGGCGTGATACCTGTGGGGAAAGGGGATATCTATAAAGATAGGGTCTTTCTTTTAGGAGATGCAGCATGTCATGTAAAACCATTGTCTGGCGGAGGTGTTTATTACGGCGCATTGGCTGCAGAAGCTCTTTCCAATTCAATAATCTCTGATAGGTATTTTGACTACCCATTGCAGTGTAATAAAGTATTGGGGAAGGAGATTTCTAGGGGATTACTTTTGAGAAAGATGTATGAAAGTCTAACTGACACTGAACTAAGTAGCATATTTGATTTTCTTAAATCAAAAAAACAGATTCTTAATGAAACTGGGAGTTTTGATGAGCATTCTAAGACTATTTTCTCATTGATTAAAGACCCAAAAGCATTAACTTTTCTACCTATTTTTTTAAAAACTTATATTAGAACTCTCTAAAACCTTTTAAACAATCTATATTCATTTGAGACATGAAATATATAGTGGTATGCGGAGACGGAATGGCCGATTATCCTTTAGAGGATAAAGGAAACAAAACTGTACTTGAGCTTTCTGATATTCCC
The Methanofastidiosum sp. DNA segment above includes these coding regions:
- a CDS encoding geranylgeranyl reductase family protein → MDITVIGAGPAGLLVSQYLNKAGYKVKIIEEHKTIGKPISCSGLIGKDFFDHFKEFDFKDSIRNRIDGAKICLGNDSFELKRKGVSFVVDRAIFDQSLSKGLEVSLNEKFQSFNRTKENISIKTDKSKFSTDLLIGADGPSSRIRSQEFQFNIQQYKGYQIRTRAELDLENFVEVHIQRPFFTWIIPEGDGIFRIGTVSDNPKESLTRFLKERGIKNDPIEVQAGVIPVGKGDIYKDRVFLLGDAACHVKPLSGGGVYYGALAAEALSNSIISDRYFDYPLQCNKVLGKEISRGLLLRKMYESLTDTELSSIFDFLKSKKQILNETGSFDEHSKTIFSLIKDPKALTFLPIFLKTYIRTL